The genomic region ACCTCGGCAACCTCGACGCCGTCCGCGACTGGGGCTACGCCCCGGAGTACGTGGACGCGATGTGGCGGATGCTGCAGCAGGACGAGGCCACCGACTACGTGGTCGCCACCGGAGTGGCCGCGACCGTCCGCGAGTTCGTCGAGGCCTCGTTCGGGCACGCCGGTCTCGACTGGAACGAGCACGTGCGCTACGACCCCAAGTACGAGCGCCCCAGCGAGGTCGACGCGCTCATCGGCGACGCCTCCAAGGCCCATGACAGGCTCGGCTGGAAGCCGACGGTCCTGGTCTCCGAACTGGCCAAGATCATGGTCGACGCCGACATCCGCCAGGTCGAGGACCAACTGGCGGGCGTGACGGTACGCATTGACCGCTGAGGCTTTATATTTCCCCTAGATTTGCCCTGCCCCGGCCATACTTCGCAGGTCCGTGTGGGTGCGGCCGGGTTAAACCTGCTGTATGTCCGAAGTGCGCCCTCCATGCTGAACCCTGTTGATTCCAAGTTGGTATGCAATGGGTCAAGTGAGGTGACCGGGCCCTCGCGTGAGCCCTAGTCTGCGCCAGTACATATGGCTGTTCGGATAGTTCCAGCCATCAAACCGGGCGATTGCCCTGGGGGGCTCATGCGTAGATCCAGAGGGCTGACCGTTGCCCTCGTCCTGTCACTGGCCGGTGCCGGCACGGGTATAGGCCTCGTGCTGATGCCGCAGGCGTCCGCCATCACGGCACCGGTGGCGTTCACCGCCGACAACCTGCCGACGTGGCAGCCCAACGGGGTCGTGTGGGCGATGGCCCAGGCGAACGGCACCGTCTTCGCCGGTGGCACCTTCTCGGCCGTCAGCCCACCCGACGGCGCGGCCGGGGCCGAGCAAGAAGCCGTGAACTTCGTTGCGCTCGACGCCGCGACGGGCAACCCGACCTCGTGCAAGCTCGCCTTCACCATCGGCGACGGCACCGCGACGGTCCGCACGCTGGTCGTCTCGAAGGACAAGAAGACCCTCTACGCAGGGGGGTACTTCGGCGCCGTCAACGGCACCCCGGTCTCCAGCCTCGCCGCGGTCGACATCGAGACCTGCACCCCCAAGGCCGCGTTCCACCCGGGCGTCCCCGCCACCGTGCGCGCGCTCGCCGTCACCGACGACACCCTGTACGTGGGCGGTGACTTCGCCGCGGTCGACGGCCAGACCCGCGAGCGCTTCGCCGCGGTCGACGCCTCCTCGGGCGCCCTCAAGCCCTTCGTCGCCAACGCCGACGAGCCCGGCCGCGCCGTCGAGGTGAGCAACGACGGCAAGAACGTCCTGCTCGGTGGCGACTTCTTCTCGGTCAACGGCACCAACTCGCACGCGCTGGCCGTCGTGAACGCCACCACCGGCGCGGTCACCAAGACGTACACCAACATCCCGTCCAACTCCGTGGTCAAGGACATCTCGGCCGACGCGACGGGCTACTACACCGGCAGCGAGGGCTCCGGCGGCGGTGTCTTCGACGGCCGCATCGGCCTCGGCACCGACTTCAAGGAGAAGTGGCGCGACCGCTGCCTCGGCGCCACCCAGTACGTGCTGCCGTACGACGGGGTGCTCTACAGCTCCTCGCACGCGCACGACTGCTCCACCGAGCTGGAGTACCCCGACGGCAAGCGCCACTTCCTGCTGGCCCAGCCGACCGACCACACCGGCGCCGCCCCCGCGCCCGTGGACGGCTTCGTCCGCGGCCCGCGCAAGCTCGGCTGGTTCCCCACGGCCAACGACGGCATCGGCGAGGGCATCGGCCCGCGCGTCATGTCCGTCGCGGAGAAGAACGACGTCAAGTACATGTGGGTCGGCGGTGAGTTCACCCTCATCAACGGCAAGCCGCAGAAGGCCCTGACCCGCTTCGCCTCCACCGGCGACGTCGGCGCCCCGACCACCCCGGTGGTCAGCGCCGCGAGCGTCAAGCCCGGTGAGGCGCAGGTCCGCTGGCGCACCAGCTATGACGCGGACGACAGCAAGCTGACCTACCGGATCTACCGCAACGGCTCGGCCACGCCCGCCGCCACGGTGAGCGCGGAATCCCTGGAGTTCGAGCGGCCCCAGGCCTCCTGGGTCGACACCACGGTCAAGGCCGGCCAGTCGTACAGCTACCGCGTGACCGCGACCGACGGAGCGGGCAACACCAGCGCCCTGTCGGCCAACGTCTCGGTGACGGTCCCGACCGCGGTCCAGTCGTACCCGAACCAGGTCCGCGCGGACGGCGCCGACCTGTACTGGCGCTACGACGACACCGTCAGCCCGTACGTCGCCGACTCCTCGGTCGGCGGCAACACCGGCGGTGTCCAGCTGAACGCCCCGGCCCTGCGCCAGACCCCCGGCGCGGTCTCCGGCACCAGCACGGCGATGGGCTTCAACGGCACCAGCCAGCAGGTCTACAGCGACCACCGCCAGACGGTCGGCAACGCGTTCACCATCGAGACCTGGTTCAAGACGGGCAGCACGCGCGGCGGCAAGCTGATCGGCTTCGGCAACAACACCGACCGCAACAGCGGCTCGTACGACCGGCAGATCTACATGACCAACACCGGTCGTCTGGTCTTCGGCGTCTACAACGGCTCGACCCGGACCGTCTCCACCGGCCTGCTCGACACGTACAACGACAACAAGTGGCACCACGTGGTCGGCACCCAGGGCCCCGGCGGCATCACCCTGTACGTCGACGGCCAGAACAAGGGCTCGCTGAACGCCACCAGCAACATGACCTACGCGGGCTACTGGCACGTCGGCGGCGACAACCTGGCCAACTGGCCGACCCGCCCGACGAGCAACTTCTTCGCCGGGCAGATCGACGAGACGGCCGTCTACCCGTCGGCGCTCACCGAGGCCCAGGTCAAGAACCACTTCACGCTGGCCAAGGCGCCCACCGACACGGTCTCCAAGGTCAACGCGACCGAGGACACCTACATCAACCAGGGCGCCCCGAGCACCGCGTACGGCACGTCGAGCTCGCTCGCGGTGCGCGGCACCTCGGCGTACGAGACGTACCTGCGCTTCGACCTCCCGGCCGCCCCGGCCGGCCAGGTCCTCAAGTCCGCCGCCCTGCAGGTCAAGACCACCACGCAGACGGGCGCCGGCACCGCCGACACCGTCTCCGTGGTCCCCGTCACCGGCACCTGGAGCGGCGCGGGCACGACCTTCAACACCAAGCCCACCCTCGGCACCACCCCGCTCGGCACCATCGCGGGCGTGCCGGACGGCTCGGCGGTCCAGAGCGTCGAGCTGGACACCGCCGCGGTCTCCGCGGTGCTGGGCACCAGCTACAGCATGGGCCTGACGAGCACGGGCACCGACCCGCTGTGGATCTGGTCCTCGGAGTCCACGGCCGCGGACGGCATCCCGCAGCTGGTTCTCACCTTCGGCGCGAAGTAGCGACGGGAACCGAAGTAACCGCCTGACGGCGTGCGGGGCCCGGCCCTTCCCGGCCGGGCCCCGCACTCCTGTCCCACCCAGTAAGTACGGGAGCCATCCGATGTACCGACGCTCCGCAGCGGCTGCTGTTCTGCTGACCGCCGCCCTGACGCTGACCGCCTGCAGTTCGGGCAAGGCCGACTCCGGCGCGGAGGGCAAGGCGAAGCCCCCGGCCTCGTCGGCGGCCCCCGATCCCGCGGACAGCGCGGCGCCCTCGGCGTCCGCGCCCGAAGCGAAGCCGACGGGCCCCGTCCTGCCCGACGCGAAGCTCACCCCGAAGACGGGCAGTTTCACGGCGCAGGAGAAGAAGTACCTGAGCGGGCGCGTCCCGGAGAAGATGGACCCGGCGGCCGTCCTGCAGAGCGGCCAGGAGGCCTGCCAGCGCGTGGAGCGCACCGCGAAGCGCGACAAGGACGCGGCGACCGGCGCGGTCATCACCGGGGAGATCCCGGGCGCGAAGGACGCGATCACCCTGCTGTGCCCGGAGCAGAAGCCGATCCTCGCGGCGGCCGAGAAGGGCTTCCCCGAGGGCTCCCGCCAGTCGCCCGCGGCGGGCACGTACCGGGCGCTGACCCAGGCCACCACCTGCACGTGGGAGGCCAAGGCCAAGGACGGCTCGATCCTGGCCTCGGGCCCCGAGACCCAGCCCAAGGCCGGCGACAAGATCACGGCGACGATCCCGTCCGGCACGGCGGAGTTCAACTCCTCGGGCTGCTACGCCTGGCTGCCCGTCTAGGGCCACTGCCGTACGAGAACGCCCCCGGGGCCGGACTGCCGGTCCCCGGGGGCGTTTTCGTGTCCCCGTGCCGGGTAGCCGCGTGCCAGTACGCAACCACGACACCGGCATCCGGAGGCGATCCTATGCGCGGCCTGGGCGGCTGCATCGGCCTGATCGTGGTGGGGGCCATCCTCACCTTCGCCACCGACTGGGAGATGCGCAGCGTCGACCTCGACCTGGTCGGCCTCATCATGATGGCGGCGGGAGCCATCGGCCTCGCCGTGTACTCCAGGGTCCTGGGGCGGCGTCGCACGGCGGGCGCCATCCCGGTGGTGGAGGAGCGCCGCCGGGACGGCGTCTAGAGCGGGCTCTGGTTCCGGCGGGCGGCCTCGTACACCGGGAGCAGGGTGTCCAGGACCGCGTCCATCGAGAACGACTCCGCGGCCAGCTTGCGGGCCGCGCGGGAGGCCGCCGCGTTCGCCGCGGGGTCCAGCAGGGACAGGACCGCAGCCGACACGCCCGCCGGGCCCGGGTCGACCGCGTGTCCCGCGCCCGCCGCCGCGATGTCGCGGGCCAGGCCGTTGGAGTGGGTCACCACCGGGGGAACGCCCACCGCGAGGGCTTCCAGGACCGACATGGGGAACGGCTCGTCCACGGAGGGCAGTACGTAGACGTGCGCACGGCGCAGTTCCGCCAGGACCTCCCCGCCGGACAGGGCTCCCGGGACCGTGAAGCGGGACGAGAGGCCCAGTGCCGTGATGCGGGCGCGGACGGCAGCCAGCTCGCCCTCGTCCGGGCCCGCGACCACGAAGTGCGCGTCCGGATGCGCGGCGAGGACCGCCGGGGCCGCGTCCACGAAGTCCACCGGCCGCTTACGGGCCTGCAGGCGCGCCGAGTACAGGACGCGCGGCGGGCCGGACGGAGCGGGACGCTCCTCCTGCGCCGGGGTGCCGTTGACCAGGCGGACCGTGTTCGCCAGCGGAGGCGCCCCCACCACCGCGTCCAGGCCCGTCCGTTCGTGCGGGGTCAGGTGGAGCACCGCGTCCGCGCCCCGCAGCAGCCGGCGCACCGCCACCGCGTCCAGCACCTTGGCCAGCAGCTTCCCGCTCGGATCCACCATGCCGTGGGTCTGCAGGACGAGGGGCCTCCCGGCCCGCAGCGCGGCCAGCGCCACCGGCAGGGTCACCAGGTCCCGGGCCAGGTGGACGTGGACGACATCGGCGTCACGGACCAGACGCCCGGCCGACGCCAGCAGCGCCGATGAGGTCATCCCGCTGAAGCCGAGGGGCAGCAGCCGCCGGGCCGGGAACAGCTTCGCCGGGACGCCCTCCACGGAGGTGGGCCACGGGTCGAAGCCTTCGCCCAGCGCCAGCAGCCGCGCCTCGTGGCCGCGGGCCCGCAGTCCCTTCGCCAGGTTCAGCGCGACCCGGACCGGCCCGCCGAAGGCGTGCGTGGGGGAGTGCAGCGTAACGGTGTGCAGGACTCTCACTTCGGCTCCTCCACCGGGCGGCGCTGCCCGTCCTGGGTCTGCAGGGTCAGCTCCGGCAGGTCCTTGTGTACGACGGCGCCCGCGCCTGCGACCGCGCAGCGGCCCACCGTCACCCCGGCCAGCACGGTCGCCCGCACCGCCACCCACGCGCCGTCCCCGACCGTGATCGGGGCGTTGCGGTAGCGGAAATCGGCGGCCCGGTGGTCGTGCGAGCCGGTGCACAGCATCGCCTCCTGCGAGAGGCACACGTGCGAACCGATCGTCACCGGCTCCAGGTTCAGCAGCCAGGCGCCCTCGCCGATCCACGTGTGGTCCCCGACGGTCAGCTTCCACGGCCACAGCACCCGCACCCGGTGCCGGATCAGCACGCCCTCGCCGATCTCCGCGCCGAAGGCGCGCAGCAGCGCGACCCGCAGCCGCGCCGGACAGAACCAGCTCATGAACAGCGTGTTCATCACGGCGAACCAGAGCGCCTGCGTCAGCAGACCCCGCCCCTTGTCGTATCCGGCCAGCGTGAAGGCAGGAAGGTCACGCAACTGAAGCCCCGATCGTCCACCCTCCCTCCGACCTCGTCGGAGGGACCCCCAGCGCCTCCCCGGGCGCCGCCCGCTCAGACTAGACTGCGCGCGGAGCCAGGCACATGGGGTGGGGGCAGCAGTGGCAACGGACATACGCAAGCCTTCCGTAGCCCCGGTGCCGCACCCACTTGAGGACGAGACCCTGTGGGGCCGGGTCACCACCCCGCGCACCCTGCTCTCCCGCGCGCTGTCCGTCCCGCTCGCCCTCGGATTCACCGTCTTCCTGCCGCTGTTCGTCGCCGTCCAGCCCGGTGCGGGCCAGCGCGACGCGGCCTTCTGGCTCCAGCTGCTGCTCACCATGTACGCGGGCGCCCGCCTCTCCGCGATGGTGCTCACCAGCCGACGCAAGCTGCTCCAGGGCTCCTTCTGGCTCTTCGTCTACATGGCCATGGGCGTGGCCCCCCTCGCGCAGGCCGTCCTCGGCCAGGTCCCGACGCCCGTCGTCGGGCCCCGCTCCGACCTCACCGTCGCCATCGGCCTGGTGCTGCTCGGCTGCACCGCCTTCGACGTGGGCGTCCTGCTCGCCCGCCACCGGCCCGCCGGCCGCGCGGGCGGCTCCCAGAAGGAGTCGCGCCCCGTCATGGCCCACCGGCGGCGGCTCCAGCTGCTCACGGTCGTGTCCTTCGCGTGCAGCGCGGCCTTCGTGCTGAAACTCGGCGGTCCGGCGGTCTTCTTCTCCAGCCGCCAGGAGATCATCGCGGGCATCCAGGAGGCGGGTGTCTCCAACGGCGACGGCCAGGCGGGGCAGGCCCTGCTGCGCGGTTTCGGCACCGTGCCGGCGCTGCTCTCGCTGCTGCTCTACACGCGCTGGCTGATCACCTCGAAGTTCGCCCGCCGCAAGGTCTCGGTCATCGTCACCTGGTCGGCGCTCGCGCTGCTGAACCTGGTGGTCAACAACCCGATCTCGAACCCGCGCTACTGGTTCCTGACGGTCATGTTCGCGATGCTCTTCACGGTCTTCCCGGTCAGCGCGGCGATGTACCGGGTGGCCCTGTCGATGGCCGTGGTCGTCGCCCTGCTCGTCTTCCCCTTCGCGGACCGCTTCCGGTACGACGAGAAGAACTACCGTCCGGTCGAGACCACGTCCTTCCTGGAGCCGATGGCGCTCAAGGACTACGACCAGATCGGCATGTTCGCGAACACCATCACCTTCTCGAACTCCGGGCCGGGGCACTTCTACGGCCGCCAGCTGGCCGGGTCGGTCTTCTTCGCGGTGCCGCGCTCGGTGTGGCCGGGCAAGCCGCGCGACACGGGCGTGATGGTCGGTCAGTGGATGGGCACGGTCAACACCAACCTCTCCTCCCCGATATGGGCGGAGCTGTGGATCGACTTCGGCCCGCTGGGCATGGGCGCCGGGCTGCTGGCCATGGGGTACGCCGCCGCCCGCGTCGACCGGCGCTACGCGAAGCGCGCCACCCGGCGGTCCCCGCCGGGGAGTCTGATCTCGGTGGTGGTCCCGCTGGTCGCGGGCTACTCCTTCATCCTGCTGCGCGGGCCGCTCCTCCAGGCGTCGGGGCGCGTCGCGATCGCCGCCCTGTGCCTGGCGCTGGTCGCGACCTACCGCACGGACAAGTCCACCACCCTGCGCTAGTCAGGGCGGAGCTCCGCGCAGCGGATCAGGCGGCGGAAGCCGACAGGGGCTCACTGTCCCGTGTGGTGGCGGCCGGCAGGCGGGCGACCCGCAACCAGGCGGCCAGGGCCTTCAGCGCGGAGCCGGCCACCAGGCCCCAGGCCGCGCCCGCCACACCGAAGGCCGCGTAGCCGCCCAGCAGCAGCCCCACCGACAGCAGCGAGAAGACCACCTGCAGGGACAGCGTGGCCTTGGGGGCCAGCACCCGCAGGGTGAGCAGCGCGCAGGTGCCCAGACCCATCACCGCGTACTGGGCACCCGTCGCCGGTAGTAGCGCGGACGCCGAGGCCCAGGTGTCGCCCAGCAGCTGACGGCCCGCCCGTTCGGGAAGCGCGTACAGCACGGCCCCCCACCCGGCACCGAGCAGCGCCAGCACCACGCCCAGCAGACCCGTGGCCCGGACCGTGGCCCGCTTGCCGCCGAGCCGCGACAGCACCGGCGGCCCGAAGGAGTTCGCCGAGTTGAACAGCACGTTCAGCGGACCGAAGAGGGTCGTCGCACCCCGCAGCGCACCGACGGCCAGCGGCGTCGCGAAGACTCCGAGGCCCAGTACGGCGAGCTGGCTGGAGCCGTTGCCCACGGCGAACTCGACCACGAACCGCTGCCCCAGGTGCCCGCGCCGCACGTACGGCCGCAGATCGGCCCGCGCCCCGCGAACGTAGGGCCGTAGCAGCCACAGCCCGAGGCCCAGCGCCGGCAGCGCGGAGAGGCCCCACACCAGCACCAGCCGTCCCGCGGAGGCCCCGGACGGCTGAGCGGCCAGCGCCGCGACCACGCACACCAGCCGCAGCGCGTCGGCGGCCAGCGCCCGCTCGGGGGCGCGCAGCGCCGAGAAGCAGTACCGCAGCCCGTCCTGGAGGAGGACCAGCGGCAGCACGAGGCCCAGCGCGAGGAACGCCGGCCCGGCGGAGCCGGACAGGGCCAGGCCCACGGCCGCCACCGCGGCCCCGGCCACCACCGAAGCCGCCCCGGTGAAGCCCACGGCCGACCGGCACACCTCGCCCAGCCTCCCGCGGACTTCGTCCGGGGGGAGTCCCGCGCCGTTCTCCAGGACGACGCTCTGGCCGACGTAGGCCATGTTCAGCCCGAGGAGCACGGTGAAGGTCACGTACACCATCGAGAAGTCGGCGAAGCCGGACTCCGTGGACAGCCGGGCGGCCAGTACCAGCA from Streptomyces sp. NBC_00190 harbors:
- a CDS encoding glycosyltransferase, which encodes MRVLHTVTLHSPTHAFGGPVRVALNLAKGLRARGHEARLLALGEGFDPWPTSVEGVPAKLFPARRLLPLGFSGMTSSALLASAGRLVRDADVVHVHLARDLVTLPVALAALRAGRPLVLQTHGMVDPSGKLLAKVLDAVAVRRLLRGADAVLHLTPHERTGLDAVVGAPPLANTVRLVNGTPAQEERPAPSGPPRVLYSARLQARKRPVDFVDAAPAVLAAHPDAHFVVAGPDEGELAAVRARITALGLSSRFTVPGALSGGEVLAELRRAHVYVLPSVDEPFPMSVLEALAVGVPPVVTHSNGLARDIAAAGAGHAVDPGPAGVSAAVLSLLDPAANAAASRAARKLAAESFSMDAVLDTLLPVYEAARRNQSPL
- a CDS encoding WcaF family extracellular polysaccharide biosynthesis acetyltransferase, with translation MRDLPAFTLAGYDKGRGLLTQALWFAVMNTLFMSWFCPARLRVALLRAFGAEIGEGVLIRHRVRVLWPWKLTVGDHTWIGEGAWLLNLEPVTIGSHVCLSQEAMLCTGSHDHRAADFRYRNAPITVGDGAWVAVRATVLAGVTVGRCAVAGAGAVVHKDLPELTLQTQDGQRRPVEEPK
- a CDS encoding CBM96 family carbohydrate-binding protein; this translates as MRRSRGLTVALVLSLAGAGTGIGLVLMPQASAITAPVAFTADNLPTWQPNGVVWAMAQANGTVFAGGTFSAVSPPDGAAGAEQEAVNFVALDAATGNPTSCKLAFTIGDGTATVRTLVVSKDKKTLYAGGYFGAVNGTPVSSLAAVDIETCTPKAAFHPGVPATVRALAVTDDTLYVGGDFAAVDGQTRERFAAVDASSGALKPFVANADEPGRAVEVSNDGKNVLLGGDFFSVNGTNSHALAVVNATTGAVTKTYTNIPSNSVVKDISADATGYYTGSEGSGGGVFDGRIGLGTDFKEKWRDRCLGATQYVLPYDGVLYSSSHAHDCSTELEYPDGKRHFLLAQPTDHTGAAPAPVDGFVRGPRKLGWFPTANDGIGEGIGPRVMSVAEKNDVKYMWVGGEFTLINGKPQKALTRFASTGDVGAPTTPVVSAASVKPGEAQVRWRTSYDADDSKLTYRIYRNGSATPAATVSAESLEFERPQASWVDTTVKAGQSYSYRVTATDGAGNTSALSANVSVTVPTAVQSYPNQVRADGADLYWRYDDTVSPYVADSSVGGNTGGVQLNAPALRQTPGAVSGTSTAMGFNGTSQQVYSDHRQTVGNAFTIETWFKTGSTRGGKLIGFGNNTDRNSGSYDRQIYMTNTGRLVFGVYNGSTRTVSTGLLDTYNDNKWHHVVGTQGPGGITLYVDGQNKGSLNATSNMTYAGYWHVGGDNLANWPTRPTSNFFAGQIDETAVYPSALTEAQVKNHFTLAKAPTDTVSKVNATEDTYINQGAPSTAYGTSSSLAVRGTSAYETYLRFDLPAAPAGQVLKSAALQVKTTTQTGAGTADTVSVVPVTGTWSGAGTTFNTKPTLGTTPLGTIAGVPDGSAVQSVELDTAAVSAVLGTSYSMGLTSTGTDPLWIWSSESTAADGIPQLVLTFGAK
- a CDS encoding DUF6458 family protein; amino-acid sequence: MRGLGGCIGLIVVGAILTFATDWEMRSVDLDLVGLIMMAAGAIGLAVYSRVLGRRRTAGAIPVVEERRRDGV